Proteins encoded in a region of the Streptococcus sanguinis genome:
- a CDS encoding TIGR01212 family radical SAM protein (This family includes YhcC from E. coli K-12, an uncharacterized radical SAM protein.) → MKGMKSYNSLNDYYRKLFGEKTFKVPIDAGFDCPNRDGTVAHGGCTFCTVSGSGDSIVAPDAPIREQFYKEIDFMHRKWPDVRKYLVYFQNFTNTHEKLEVIRERYEQAINEPGVVGLNIGTRPDCLPDDTIAYLADLSERMHVTVELGLQTTYEETSDLINRAHSYELYVETVQRVRKLAPKAEIVSHLINGLPGETHDMMLENVRRCVTDNDIQGIKLHLLHLMTNTRMQRDYHEGRLQLLSQEEYVSIVCDQLEIIPEHIVIHRITGDAPRDMLIGPMWSLNKWEVLNAIETEMRRRGSKQGCKAKEQRFVC, encoded by the coding sequence ATGAAAGGTATGAAATCTTACAATTCTTTGAATGATTATTATCGAAAACTTTTTGGTGAAAAGACTTTTAAGGTGCCTATTGATGCAGGTTTTGACTGTCCCAATCGGGATGGTACAGTAGCGCATGGAGGCTGTACGTTCTGTACCGTTTCGGGCTCAGGTGATTCCATTGTGGCACCAGATGCTCCCATTCGCGAGCAGTTCTATAAAGAAATTGACTTTATGCACCGCAAGTGGCCTGATGTTCGCAAGTATCTGGTCTATTTCCAGAACTTCACCAATACCCATGAGAAGCTTGAAGTGATTCGCGAGCGCTATGAGCAGGCTATTAACGAGCCAGGTGTCGTTGGACTCAATATCGGGACTCGGCCAGACTGTTTGCCAGATGATACCATTGCCTATTTGGCTGACCTGTCTGAGCGCATGCATGTGACCGTAGAGTTGGGGCTTCAGACTACCTATGAGGAGACTTCAGATTTGATTAATCGTGCCCATTCTTATGAGCTCTATGTGGAGACGGTCCAGCGAGTCCGTAAGTTGGCTCCCAAGGCGGAGATTGTCTCTCACTTGATCAACGGCCTGCCGGGTGAGACCCATGACATGATGCTAGAGAATGTCCGCCGCTGTGTGACCGATAATGACATTCAAGGGATCAAGCTCCACCTACTTCACTTGATGACTAATACCCGTATGCAGCGGGATTATCATGAGGGGCGACTGCAGCTGCTCAGTCAGGAGGAGTATGTCTCTATCGTCTGCGACCAACTGGAGATTATCCCCGAGCATATCGTCATCCACCGTATCACAGGTGATGCTCCGCGGGATATGTTGATTGGTCCCATGTGGAGCCTCAATAAATGGGAAGTTCTCAATGCCATTGAGACAGAAATGCGTCGCCGTGGCAGCAAACAAGGCTGTAAAGCAAAGGAGCAGAGATTCGTATGTTAA
- a CDS encoding class I SAM-dependent methyltransferase, translated as MLRPLQMAHAFLAEVVTKEDTVVDATMGNGHDTLFLAKLAKQVYAFDIQEQAVEKTRQRLAEADLDNAQLILAGHETLDQYTDHFKAAIFNLGYLPSADKSVITRPDTTLEALEKVCRGMEKGGRAAIMIYYGHEGGEVEKDAVLDFVSQLPQQDFTVALYKTINQINNPPFLVMIEKLREVLG; from the coding sequence ATGTTAAGACCCTTACAGATGGCCCATGCCTTTTTGGCAGAAGTCGTGACCAAGGAAGATACCGTGGTGGATGCTACCATGGGGAATGGGCATGACACCCTCTTTCTGGCTAAGTTGGCCAAGCAAGTCTATGCTTTTGACATTCAGGAGCAAGCTGTGGAAAAGACCCGCCAGCGCTTGGCAGAAGCGGACTTGGACAATGCCCAGCTAATCTTGGCTGGGCATGAGACTCTGGACCAATACACAGACCATTTCAAGGCCGCAATTTTTAATCTTGGTTACCTGCCTTCGGCGGACAAGTCTGTTATTACCCGACCTGATACGACGCTGGAAGCTCTGGAAAAGGTCTGTCGAGGCATGGAAAAAGGTGGCCGTGCAGCTATCATGATTTATTACGGGCATGAAGGTGGCGAAGTTGAAAAAGATGCGGTGCTAGACTTCGTCAGTCAGCTGCCCCAGCAGGATTTCACCGTTGCCCTCTACAAGACAATCAATCAGATCAACAACCCGCCTTTCTTGGTCATGATTGAGAAATTGAGAGAAGTGCTTGGTTAA
- a CDS encoding beta-carotene 15,15'-monooxygenase — translation MKQFSNTIFNLGYFLILTMTAIALLFLSGQILLSHTYIPLRIAEGVQFVSNPWYFYPILLLFLLSLFLIRPLLEKVQTKHLFWILSFLFIAVAIFLITAYDGRIRADAKHVFNAALAFNQGDYSSLTTVGSYMYRNPHQLGLMTLERLYAFISPTTQFAFSMNVGWTLLSHFLIYKITALLNAREIIQKYTIVLTFLFLPQLFFVLFVYGTIPGLFFCLLSLYAFIKLDQKGNLLYALLGTASISLACLLRNNYIIFAIMLIGVYFLSIFYKWSWKKPLAIILILASIVLSNKGLTAYYEQLIGGKIGVGTPKIAYITMGLRDDPNRQTLGGWYDAYNTKILKRNKYDENLATEMATRDLKDILIHFSKHPTYALKFFYEKVKSTWTEPTFQSIWTGPQIERQQYMKPTVLRSIYEERKGYQIVNFLLLTLLASIYLLACFFILHKFFVAEEKLTPFDLYPFIFLLGGGLFHFFWETKSQYVYIYVLLLIPSAAQSLVDLSDWWKNKGKGKSTDQLEKNL, via the coding sequence ATGAAGCAATTTTCTAATACCATCTTCAACCTGGGCTACTTCCTGATTCTGACCATGACTGCCATTGCCTTGCTTTTCCTGTCTGGGCAGATTCTGCTATCCCATACTTACATACCTTTGAGGATTGCTGAGGGTGTCCAATTCGTCAGTAATCCTTGGTATTTCTACCCTATCCTCCTGCTCTTTCTCCTCAGCCTCTTTTTAATCCGGCCCCTATTGGAAAAGGTTCAGACCAAGCACCTTTTTTGGATTTTGTCCTTCCTCTTTATAGCAGTAGCGATTTTTCTGATAACGGCCTACGATGGCCGCATCCGAGCTGACGCCAAGCACGTTTTCAATGCAGCGCTAGCCTTTAACCAAGGAGATTACAGCTCACTGACGACCGTCGGAAGCTACATGTATCGCAATCCCCATCAGTTAGGACTGATGACTCTGGAGCGACTTTATGCTTTTATTTCTCCAACGACTCAGTTTGCTTTTAGCATGAATGTCGGCTGGACTTTACTCAGTCATTTCTTGATTTACAAGATTACAGCTCTCCTCAATGCCAGAGAAATCATCCAAAAATACACGATTGTGCTGACTTTTCTCTTTCTACCACAGCTATTTTTCGTCCTCTTTGTCTATGGTACCATTCCCGGGCTCTTCTTCTGTCTGCTCAGTCTCTATGCTTTTATCAAGCTGGATCAGAAAGGAAACCTGCTCTATGCCTTGCTGGGAACTGCCAGCATCAGCCTGGCCTGCCTCCTGCGCAACAACTACATCATCTTTGCCATTATGCTGATCGGCGTCTACTTCCTGTCCATTTTTTATAAATGGTCTTGGAAGAAACCGTTAGCCATCATCCTGATTTTAGCCAGCATCGTTCTTTCAAACAAGGGACTGACTGCCTACTATGAGCAGCTGATTGGAGGCAAGATAGGTGTCGGCACACCAAAAATCGCCTACATCACTATGGGCCTGCGGGATGATCCTAATCGGCAGACCTTGGGAGGCTGGTACGATGCCTACAATACCAAGATTCTCAAGCGCAACAAGTACGATGAAAATTTGGCTACAGAAATGGCCACTCGAGATTTGAAGGACATTTTGATTCACTTCAGCAAGCATCCTACTTATGCGCTCAAATTCTTCTACGAAAAGGTCAAGTCTACCTGGACTGAGCCAACTTTTCAGTCTATTTGGACTGGGCCTCAGATTGAACGCCAGCAATACATGAAACCAACTGTCTTGCGCAGCATTTATGAGGAAAGAAAGGGGTATCAGATTGTTAATTTCCTGCTCTTGACCCTGCTAGCCAGTATCTATCTGCTCGCCTGTTTCTTTATCCTGCATAAATTTTTCGTCGCCGAGGAAAAGCTGACGCCTTTTGACCTCTATCCCTTCATCTTTCTCTTGGGGGGCGGCCTCTTCCACTTCTTCTGGGAAACCAAGAGCCAGTATGTCTATATCTATGTCCTCCTTCTCATCCCTTCCGCCGCTCAATCCTTAGTCGACCTGAGCGATTGGTGGAAGAACAAAGGAAAAGGGAAATCAACAGACCAGCTTGAGAAAAACCTATAA
- a CDS encoding ABC transporter ATP-binding protein → MEKIIKLENVSLAKQGRTILKDLNWQVKKGEHWAILGLNGSGKSTLLRLLMAEHWKTQGKVTVLGTEFGAGDIPQLRTKIGVVGSFIAERLPSHLTAEEIVLTGKYKSSILYAPYGQTELNQAWEMLASIGGQELIGRSYASLSQGEKQLLLIARSIMEKPELLILDEATSGLDLFARERLLDQIGKITQMDQAPTILYVTHHVEEITAAMDHVLLLKEGEIIAQGPKEDILQKVVMDRFYPQPVELIELGEDRYFVKVEVRSS, encoded by the coding sequence ATGGAAAAGATTATCAAACTGGAAAATGTAAGCTTAGCTAAACAAGGCCGAACCATCTTAAAAGATCTCAACTGGCAGGTGAAAAAGGGGGAGCATTGGGCCATCCTCGGTCTCAACGGTTCTGGAAAGTCTACTCTCCTGCGCCTGCTCATGGCTGAACATTGGAAGACCCAGGGCAAGGTAACAGTTCTCGGTACTGAATTTGGTGCCGGCGACATTCCTCAGCTGCGAACTAAGATTGGAGTAGTCGGCTCCTTCATTGCTGAGCGTCTGCCCAGCCATCTCACTGCCGAAGAAATCGTTCTGACAGGCAAGTATAAAAGCAGTATTCTCTATGCTCCTTACGGGCAAACTGAGCTGAACCAAGCTTGGGAAATGCTGGCTTCCATTGGCGGGCAAGAATTGATTGGCCGAAGCTACGCCAGTCTGTCTCAAGGGGAAAAACAGCTCTTGCTGATTGCGCGCAGTATCATGGAAAAGCCAGAACTGCTTATCTTAGACGAAGCGACCAGTGGTCTGGATCTCTTTGCCCGCGAGCGCCTGCTGGATCAGATTGGTAAGATTACACAGATGGACCAGGCTCCAACCATCCTCTATGTCACCCACCATGTAGAGGAAATCACTGCTGCTATGGATCATGTCCTGCTCCTGAAAGAAGGCGAAATCATAGCCCAAGGTCCTAAAGAAGACATACTTCAAAAAGTGGTCATGGATCGCTTCTATCCCCAACCAGTCGAGCTGATTGAGCTAGGAGAAGACCGCTATTTCGTCAAGGTGGAGGTCAGGTCCTCATGA
- a CDS encoding AI-2E family transporter encodes MFHKSKLMFWTSEVLLLTIIFFIWRQMGDMITPIVSVVNTILIPFLVGGFLYYITNPLVKFLQDKLKINRMIGILMTLSLLFGLIALGVIYLLPILINQLSSLINSTQGLYWEIQSFVNQLSKNPLFRNLNIQSTIQQLNLSYVDILQNILNSVTNSLGSVLSAVVNTLMILIMTPIFLVYFLMDGHKLLPMLERTVLKRDKLNISSLLTNLNATVARYISGISIDALIIGALAYIGYSVIGLKYALVFAIFSSLANLIPYVGPSIGLIPMVITYAFTDPQKMVAALIYMLIIQQVDGNILYPRIVGGVMKVHPITIMVLLLLSSNIYGVLGMIVAIPTYSILKEIAKFLANLYDNHKEAQQQKKNEEFGIINK; translated from the coding sequence ATGTTTCATAAAAGTAAGCTGATGTTTTGGACCAGTGAGGTCCTTTTGCTAACGATTATTTTCTTTATCTGGCGTCAGATGGGGGATATGATAACCCCGATTGTTAGCGTTGTGAATACCATCTTGATTCCCTTTCTTGTGGGAGGATTTCTTTACTATATTACGAATCCGCTGGTGAAATTTCTCCAGGACAAGCTCAAAATCAACCGAATGATTGGAATTCTGATGACGCTCAGCCTTCTGTTTGGCTTGATCGCTTTGGGCGTTATTTACCTCTTGCCGATTTTGATTAATCAGCTGAGCAGCTTGATTAATTCAACGCAAGGCCTTTATTGGGAAATTCAAAGTTTTGTCAATCAATTATCTAAAAATCCGCTCTTTCGAAATCTGAATATCCAATCCACCATCCAGCAGCTCAACCTGTCTTATGTGGACATTCTGCAAAATATCCTTAACAGTGTGACCAACAGTCTGGGCAGCGTCCTGTCAGCAGTTGTCAATACGCTGATGATTTTAATTATGACACCGATTTTCTTGGTTTATTTCCTCATGGACGGCCATAAGCTTTTGCCCATGCTGGAGCGGACAGTCCTCAAGCGCGATAAGCTCAATATCTCAAGCTTGTTGACCAATCTCAATGCTACTGTTGCCCGTTATATAAGTGGAATTTCAATTGATGCCCTGATTATCGGTGCTCTGGCCTATATTGGCTATAGCGTCATTGGGCTCAAGTACGCTTTGGTCTTTGCTATTTTTTCAAGTCTGGCTAATCTAATCCCCTATGTAGGACCGAGTATCGGCTTGATTCCTATGGTCATTACTTATGCCTTTACCGATCCTCAGAAGATGGTAGCGGCCTTGATTTACATGCTTATTATCCAGCAGGTAGATGGCAATATCCTCTATCCCCGTATCGTTGGTGGTGTGATGAAGGTTCATCCTATTACCATCATGGTGCTCTTACTCTTATCCAGCAATATCTATGGCGTGCTAGGGATGATTGTGGCAATCCCGACCTATTCTATCCTCAAGGAAATCGCTAAGTTCTTGGCTAACCTCTATGACAATCACAAGGAAGCCCAGCAGCAGAAGAAGAACGAAGAGTTTGGGATTATTAATAAATAA
- a CDS encoding hemolysin family protein translates to MEDPGSQNMLWQALLLFILTLLNAFFSAAEMAMVSLNRARVEQKAEEGDLKYIRLLAVLESPNNFLSTIQVGITVINILSGASFAHNLGKLFSSWMGNSETARAIGTFLALILLTYISIVLGELYPKRIAMNLKDNLAVRTAPVIIFLGKIVSPFVWLLSASTNLLSRITPMKFDDADEKMTRDEIEYMLTKSEETLDADEIEMLQGIFSLDELMARELMVPRTDAFMVDIQDDTKEIIESILKQSFSRIPVYDGDKDNVIGLIHTKRLLNEGFINGFDNIVLRKILQEPLFVPETMFVDDLLKELRNTQNQMAILLDEYGGMAGLVTLEDLLEEIVGEIDDETDKAEIEVHEIGENTYIVLGTMTLNDFNEYFEVEIESDDVDTIAGYYLTCVGTIPDPKERISYEVESQNKQLILTNDKVKNGRVTKVKVKISEQVEIDEEANK, encoded by the coding sequence ATGGAAGACCCTGGCAGTCAGAATATGTTATGGCAAGCCTTACTACTGTTTATATTGACTTTGTTAAATGCCTTTTTCTCAGCAGCTGAGATGGCAATGGTATCGCTAAATCGAGCGCGTGTGGAGCAAAAGGCTGAAGAGGGCGACCTCAAGTATATCCGGCTCTTAGCTGTCTTAGAAAGCCCCAATAACTTCTTATCAACTATTCAGGTTGGGATTACTGTTATCAATATCCTGTCTGGGGCTAGCTTTGCGCATAATCTGGGAAAACTTTTCTCTTCTTGGATGGGAAATTCCGAGACTGCACGTGCTATCGGAACTTTCTTGGCCCTGATTTTGCTAACGTATATTTCCATTGTTTTGGGGGAGCTTTATCCGAAGCGCATTGCCATGAACCTGAAAGATAATCTAGCTGTGCGTACTGCACCGGTCATTATCTTTCTTGGCAAGATTGTCAGCCCCTTCGTCTGGTTGCTGTCAGCATCAACCAACCTGCTGAGTCGAATAACGCCGATGAAGTTTGATGATGCTGACGAAAAGATGACCCGGGACGAGATTGAGTATATGCTGACCAAGAGCGAAGAGACCTTGGATGCAGATGAGATTGAGATGCTGCAGGGGATTTTCTCTCTGGATGAGCTGATGGCTCGAGAACTGATGGTGCCGCGGACGGATGCTTTTATGGTGGACATTCAGGACGATACCAAGGAAATCATCGAAAGCATTCTCAAACAGAGCTTCTCGCGGATTCCTGTCTATGATGGGGATAAGGACAATGTCATCGGTCTGATTCATACCAAGCGACTGCTCAATGAAGGGTTCATCAATGGTTTTGACAATATCGTTCTGCGTAAGATTCTGCAGGAGCCGCTCTTTGTACCGGAAACCATGTTTGTCGATGATTTGCTCAAGGAGCTGCGCAACACGCAAAATCAAATGGCGATTCTCTTGGATGAGTATGGCGGAATGGCTGGTCTGGTTACACTGGAAGACCTCTTGGAGGAGATTGTCGGTGAGATAGACGATGAGACTGACAAGGCTGAAATCGAAGTCCATGAAATCGGTGAGAACACCTACATCGTCTTAGGAACCATGACTCTCAATGACTTTAATGAATACTTTGAAGTCGAAATCGAAAGTGACGATGTGGATACGATAGCAGGTTATTATTTGACTTGTGTAGGGACTATTCCAGATCCGAAGGAACGCATTAGCTACGAAGTCGAAAGTCAGAATAAGCAGCTCATTTTGACCAATGATAAGGTTAAAAATGGCCGTGTCACGAAGGTTAAGGTTAAAATTTCGGAACAAGTGGAAATAGATGAGGAAGCTAATAAATAG